One Terriglobales bacterium genomic region harbors:
- a CDS encoding DUF3788 domain-containing protein, which produces MTAIAVNAFIGKPARPQEAELSAALGSGKELWDRLVSDLTAEHGLVQEWNSSSKKLGWSLRLKRGDRNIVYLSPLHGCFRASFALGDGAVKAALQSALPKPTIKLIKEAKRYAEGNAVRIDVKASNDVAVVKKLTAIKLAH; this is translated from the coding sequence ATGACTGCCATTGCGGTGAATGCATTCATCGGAAAACCGGCCAGGCCCCAGGAAGCAGAGTTGAGCGCGGCGCTGGGCTCGGGAAAAGAATTATGGGACCGGTTGGTAAGCGATCTGACGGCGGAGCATGGGCTGGTGCAGGAATGGAATTCGTCGTCGAAGAAACTCGGCTGGTCCCTGCGGCTGAAACGAGGAGACCGCAACATCGTTTACCTGTCGCCGCTGCACGGATGCTTCCGCGCCTCATTCGCGCTGGGCGACGGTGCGGTAAAAGCGGCGCTGCAGAGCGCTCTTCCTAAACCAACCATCAAGTTGATCAAGGAAGCCAAGCGCTACGCCGAAGGAAACGCGGTGCGGATCGACGTGAAAGCCTCCAACGACGTTGCAGTGGTGAAAAAGCTCACGGCCATCAAGCTGGCGCATTGA
- a CDS encoding regulatory protein RecX encodes MAFGRGKKLDTEAQLYEYAVGALARRMRSVAELKRLLRRRVEPGELGDTLVELIIAKLKEQRYLNDAQYASTYSSLRRENDKFGRRRVITDLKSRGVHSDVIDKAIAGTYENVNEEKLAREYLRRKRLPKPSDQKQAARIFRSLVRAGFGTRTIIAILKKWDVDDEVLTALETEES; translated from the coding sequence ATGGCATTCGGCCGCGGAAAGAAACTCGATACCGAAGCGCAGTTGTACGAGTACGCCGTGGGCGCGCTGGCGCGACGGATGCGTTCGGTAGCCGAGCTGAAACGCCTGCTGCGGCGGCGTGTCGAACCGGGTGAACTGGGGGACACCCTGGTCGAGTTGATCATCGCCAAGCTGAAAGAGCAGCGTTACCTCAACGACGCGCAGTACGCCTCCACCTACTCCAGCCTGCGCCGCGAAAACGACAAGTTCGGCCGGCGCCGGGTGATTACCGACCTGAAATCGCGCGGCGTGCATTCCGACGTGATCGACAAGGCAATTGCCGGTACGTATGAAAACGTCAACGAGGAGAAGCTGGCACGCGAATACCTGCGCCGCAAGCGCCTGCCCAAGCCCTCCGACCAGAAGCAGGCCGCGCGCATCTTTCGCTCGCTGGTGCGCGCCGGGTTCGGCACGCGGACGATCATCGCCATCCTGAAAAAGTGGGATGTGGACGACGAGGTGTTGACCGCCCTGGAAACGGAGGAGTCATGA
- a CDS encoding DUF561 domain-containing protein gives MSNNALLTKLGIELPIIQAPMAGGPSTPELVAAVSNAGGMGSLGGAYCTPEQIREEIRKTRALTQRPFAVNLFAGGFQDKKEVDPEPMLELLGEIHHLLGIPAPALPPAPANPFPKQFEAVLESRPAVFSFTFGIPDKSDLKRARVAGIAIIGTATVVEEARLLAEAGVDAIVAQGAEAGAHRGTFAGPFESSMVPTLDLVHAIARAVPVPVIASGGLMDGRDIAAALRAGASAVAMGTAFLACPESGASEPYKRAILAAGQDTTVITRAFSGRPARGLVNAWIEKTKEREDAILPYPLQNALTRAMRTAAAKAGEAGYLSLWAGQGVARARSMPAGDLVRRLMQEVNSAAA, from the coding sequence ATGTCGAACAACGCACTTCTGACGAAACTCGGAATCGAGCTACCTATCATCCAGGCGCCCATGGCGGGCGGTCCAAGCACTCCCGAATTGGTGGCGGCGGTATCGAATGCGGGCGGCATGGGCTCGCTCGGCGGCGCCTACTGCACTCCAGAGCAGATCAGGGAGGAGATCCGGAAAACGCGCGCCCTGACGCAGCGCCCGTTCGCGGTAAACCTGTTTGCCGGCGGGTTCCAAGATAAGAAGGAAGTCGATCCGGAGCCCATGCTCGAGTTGCTGGGCGAGATACACCACTTGCTCGGCATTCCGGCGCCTGCTCTTCCGCCGGCGCCTGCAAATCCGTTCCCGAAGCAATTCGAAGCCGTACTCGAATCCCGGCCGGCCGTATTCAGCTTCACCTTCGGCATTCCGGACAAGAGTGATCTAAAGCGGGCGAGGGTGGCTGGGATTGCGATCATCGGCACCGCCACCGTCGTCGAGGAGGCTCGGTTGCTGGCCGAGGCGGGCGTAGATGCAATCGTGGCGCAAGGTGCGGAAGCCGGCGCACACCGCGGTACCTTTGCCGGTCCTTTCGAGAGTTCAATGGTTCCCACGCTGGACCTGGTGCACGCGATTGCCCGCGCCGTTCCCGTGCCGGTGATCGCTTCCGGCGGCCTGATGGACGGCCGCGACATTGCCGCTGCCCTGCGCGCCGGCGCTTCGGCGGTAGCTATGGGGACGGCTTTTCTTGCCTGCCCGGAGTCAGGCGCTTCGGAACCCTACAAGCGGGCGATTCTTGCCGCCGGGCAGGACACGACCGTTATCACGCGCGCCTTTTCTGGACGGCCGGCGCGCGGCCTGGTGAACGCCTGGATCGAAAAAACGAAAGAGCGAGAGGATGCGATCCTGCCCTACCCACTCCAGAACGCATTGACGCGAGCCATGCGCACCGCGGCGGCAAAGGCGGGCGAGGCCGGGTATCTCTCGCTTTGGGCGGGACAGGGCGTGGCACGAGCGCGGTCCATGCCTGCCGGCGACTTGGTGCGCCGCTTGATGCAAGAGGTGAACTCAGCCGCGGCCTGA
- a CDS encoding type IV pilus twitching motility protein PilT, translating into MQIDDLLRIAMDRKASDLLLKVGNYPHVRVDGELVALAEQPRVSAEDMLGMAFSMMSNRQKQKFKENAELDMAYGVAGLGRFRVNVFQQRGNVGLVLRVIPTKIRPLDELYMPKIVEQICDMPRGLVLVTGVTGSGKSTTLAAMIDKINSARPEHIITIEDPIEFLHRDKKGFVNQREVEVDTPSFSSALRASLRQDPDVILVGEMRDLETIATALHAAETGHMVFSTLHTLDAVETINRIISVFPPPEQKQIRLQLAATLRAVISQRLVRRSDTAGRVPAVEVLISTAYVRECIVVPEKTRAIKEALAQGTSQYGMQTFDQSLYDLFTHGLIAYDTALENASNPDDFKLRVQGISGTAESTRDEMSQAGRAVFGR; encoded by the coding sequence ATGCAAATTGATGATCTGCTGCGCATCGCCATGGACCGCAAGGCGTCGGACTTGCTCCTGAAAGTGGGCAACTACCCGCACGTACGGGTGGACGGCGAACTGGTTGCGCTGGCCGAACAGCCGCGTGTTTCCGCCGAAGACATGCTGGGAATGGCTTTCAGCATGATGTCCAACCGGCAGAAGCAGAAGTTCAAGGAGAATGCCGAGCTGGACATGGCCTACGGCGTGGCCGGTCTGGGACGCTTCCGCGTCAACGTCTTCCAGCAGCGCGGCAATGTCGGCCTGGTGCTGCGCGTTATCCCGACCAAGATCCGCCCGCTGGACGAGCTCTACATGCCGAAGATCGTGGAGCAGATCTGCGACATGCCGCGGGGACTGGTCCTGGTCACCGGCGTCACCGGCTCCGGTAAATCAACCACGCTGGCGGCAATGATCGACAAGATCAATTCCGCGCGGCCGGAACACATCATCACCATCGAAGATCCTATCGAATTTCTGCACCGCGACAAGAAAGGCTTCGTCAACCAGCGCGAAGTCGAGGTGGATACGCCCTCGTTCTCGTCGGCGTTGCGCGCCAGCCTGCGCCAGGACCCGGACGTCATCCTGGTGGGCGAAATGCGCGACCTGGAAACCATCGCGACCGCGCTGCACGCGGCCGAAACCGGCCACATGGTGTTCTCCACGCTGCACACGCTGGACGCGGTGGAGACCATCAACCGCATCATTTCGGTATTTCCTCCGCCGGAGCAGAAGCAGATCCGACTGCAGCTGGCGGCCACCCTGCGCGCTGTGATCAGCCAGCGCCTGGTGCGGCGCAGCGATACCGCCGGGCGCGTACCTGCGGTCGAAGTCCTGATCTCGACGGCTTATGTCCGCGAGTGCATCGTGGTGCCGGAAAAAACCCGCGCTATCAAGGAGGCGCTGGCGCAGGGCACGTCGCAATACGGCATGCAGACCTTCGACCAGTCCCTCTATGACCTGTTCACGCACGGCCTGATCGCCTACGATACGGCGCTGGAAAACGCTTCCAACCCGGACGACTTCAAGCTGCGCGTGCAGGGCATCAGCGGCACCGCCGAATCCACTCGCGACGAGATGTCGCAGGCGGGCCGCGCGGTATTCGGAAGATAG
- a CDS encoding branched-chain amino acid transaminase, protein MAIQKTEKIWHNGKLIPWDDARIHVMSHVVNYGSSVFEGIRCYARPNGPAIFRAQEHMQRLLDSAKIYRIEIEYTRDELVNAMLELVAVNNVSPCYIRPLVLRGYGEAGVNPFNSPIEVYICNYPWGKYLGHATGEGVDVCVSSWTRIAPNTLPAMSKSGANYMNSQLIKMEAILNGYVEGIALDTHGYVSEGSGENLFLVRQGNLYTAPLGNSVLPGITRDSVMRIAKDLKVTVIEQPIPREMLYIADEVFFSGTAAEITAVRSVDKITVGKGISGPVTNAIQKEFYGIIHGTEPDRYHWMTPVPVKNKAQQPVTV, encoded by the coding sequence ATGGCCATTCAAAAGACCGAGAAGATCTGGCACAACGGAAAATTAATTCCCTGGGATGACGCCAGGATCCACGTGATGTCGCACGTGGTGAACTATGGCTCGTCGGTATTCGAGGGGATCCGCTGCTACGCCCGACCGAACGGTCCCGCAATTTTCCGCGCCCAGGAACACATGCAGAGGCTGCTGGACTCGGCAAAAATTTACCGTATCGAAATTGAATACACGCGCGACGAACTGGTCAACGCGATGCTCGAGCTGGTCGCCGTCAATAATGTCAGCCCGTGCTACATCCGCCCGCTGGTTCTGCGCGGCTACGGCGAAGCGGGCGTGAACCCGTTCAATTCGCCGATCGAGGTATACATCTGCAATTATCCCTGGGGAAAATACCTGGGCCACGCGACCGGCGAGGGGGTTGACGTCTGCGTTTCTTCCTGGACGCGCATTGCCCCCAACACGCTGCCGGCGATGTCGAAAAGCGGCGCCAACTACATGAACTCGCAGCTGATCAAGATGGAAGCCATCCTGAACGGCTACGTCGAAGGCATTGCGCTGGATACACACGGCTATGTCAGTGAAGGCTCGGGCGAGAATTTGTTCCTGGTCCGCCAGGGCAATCTGTACACCGCGCCATTGGGGAACTCGGTGCTGCCGGGAATCACGCGCGACTCGGTGATGCGCATCGCGAAGGACCTGAAAGTTACGGTCATCGAGCAGCCCATCCCGCGCGAGATGCTATACATCGCCGACGAGGTGTTCTTCTCCGGAACCGCGGCCGAAATCACGGCCGTCCGCTCGGTGGACAAGATTACCGTCGGCAAGGGCATTTCCGGTCCGGTGACGAATGCCATCCAGAAGGAATTCTACGGGATCATCCATGGCACCGAACCCGATCGCTATCACTGGATGACGCCGGTGCCGGTGAAGAACAAGGCACAGCAGCCGGTTACGGTGTAG
- a CDS encoding putative glycoside hydrolase: MSKTVGRITIVVASLVLLTALIVTASGWTRSSATHAPKATPATPPPVSSAPDTTPAPQVAPPGTVLHVVSKGELLPHVIRKYWVSSSFMTHAEMEAALRERNTGIKGISLKPGATLIIPGMEGPITQQPVPVARDYEVRAIYLTGVMAGSSNGLKLIQRWREAGGNAVVFDVKDSDGIVNIPFEHPLNTGGPHPYIPNLPKLTRWLHQQGLHAIARIAIFRDEKLVVNHPELAVQSRARHQAWRENGKLVWTDPSRPEVQQYNIALARQAALDGVDEVQFDYVRFPAEGEQKDAGFYFDSHPLHHASKGADGKEIPAPPTQRSEVITDFLSKAYAELHPMKVLFSLDVFGVMAWQRSIDLSHTGQDIPQMAKQCDVLSPMIYPSHFFGMDGYKVPGDAPEHFISESMERFKKITADSGVVLRPWLQAFGWKTPSYSPQYVETQVKVAKQNGGIGFLFWNARNDYSKPFAAMPQMRRNPQFIRGDELQKLKTATGQEKPAPAAKS, translated from the coding sequence ATGTCGAAAACAGTCGGTCGCATCACGATCGTAGTGGCCAGCCTTGTTCTGCTTACTGCACTTATTGTCACCGCCAGCGGCTGGACACGAAGCAGCGCGACTCACGCGCCAAAAGCTACCCCTGCAACCCCACCGCCGGTTTCATCTGCGCCAGACACCACGCCTGCCCCGCAGGTGGCGCCGCCGGGAACCGTGCTGCACGTGGTTTCCAAGGGCGAGCTTCTGCCTCATGTGATCAGGAAATATTGGGTGTCCAGTTCCTTTATGACGCACGCGGAGATGGAAGCCGCGCTCAGGGAACGCAACACCGGGATCAAGGGCATCTCCTTGAAGCCGGGCGCAACCTTAATCATCCCTGGGATGGAAGGACCGATCACGCAGCAACCGGTGCCGGTGGCGCGCGACTACGAGGTGCGGGCCATTTACCTGACCGGCGTCATGGCCGGCAGCTCGAATGGCCTGAAGCTCATCCAGCGCTGGCGCGAGGCAGGCGGCAATGCTGTCGTCTTCGACGTGAAAGATAGTGACGGGATCGTCAACATCCCATTCGAGCATCCGCTCAACACCGGCGGGCCGCACCCCTACATCCCGAACCTTCCGAAACTGACTCGCTGGCTGCACCAGCAAGGGCTGCACGCGATCGCTCGCATCGCGATTTTCCGAGACGAGAAGCTGGTAGTGAACCACCCCGAATTGGCGGTGCAGTCGCGCGCCCGTCACCAGGCATGGCGTGAAAATGGCAAGCTGGTCTGGACCGACCCGTCAAGACCCGAGGTCCAGCAGTACAACATCGCGCTGGCGCGGCAGGCAGCGCTGGACGGAGTGGACGAAGTGCAGTTTGATTACGTCCGCTTCCCCGCCGAGGGGGAGCAGAAGGACGCCGGGTTTTACTTCGATTCTCATCCTCTGCACCACGCGAGCAAGGGAGCTGACGGCAAAGAGATTCCCGCCCCGCCCACGCAGCGAAGTGAGGTCATCACCGATTTCCTGTCGAAGGCCTATGCCGAGTTGCACCCGATGAAGGTGCTGTTTTCGCTCGACGTGTTCGGAGTCATGGCGTGGCAGCGCTCCATTGACCTGTCGCACACCGGGCAGGACATTCCGCAGATGGCGAAGCAGTGCGACGTGCTCTCGCCCATGATCTACCCGTCCCACTTCTTCGGCATGGACGGTTACAAGGTGCCGGGCGACGCCCCGGAGCACTTCATCTCCGAGTCGATGGAACGGTTCAAGAAGATCACCGCCGATAGCGGCGTCGTGCTGCGTCCGTGGCTGCAGGCGTTCGGCTGGAAGACGCCGAGTTATTCCCCGCAGTACGTGGAAACACAGGTGAAGGTCGCGAAGCAAAATGGCGGCATCGGGTTCCTGTTCTGGAACGCCCGCAACGACTACAGCAAACCGTTCGCGGCCATGCCGCAGATGCGGCGGAATCCGCAGTTCATCCGCGGCGATGAACTGCAAAAGCTGAAAACCGCAACCGGGCAGGAAAAACCCGCGCCGGCGGCGAAAAGTTAG
- a CDS encoding AAA family ATPase translates to MKTGINATLDPSRRSGDSQEFEGAIRRKIVGQDAAVEKVAEIYQMFLAGLNPPGRPVGNLLFLGPTGSGKTRVVESVAESLFGDARACIKIDCAEFQHSHEIAKLIGSPPGYLGHRETHPLLTQEALNQWHTEKLKLSLLLFDEIEKASDALWQLLLGILDKATLTLGDNRRVDLSSCIIFMTSNLGAGEMTELMMGGMGFAQKPIAIDSKFDEKIDRSAVEAARRKFSPEFMNRIDKVVVFKTLRPEHLEQILEIELGMVQQRILQATGNNQFVFSCTPKVKQFLLREGTDPKYGARHLKRAIERFVVFPLANLVATGQVKLGDFVRIDMNPDGRMVFVKEAEGALVPVLLEKYGPEFVTPAAARATRAGARREVGAPSTLGEK, encoded by the coding sequence ATGAAAACCGGCATTAATGCAACCCTCGATCCGAGCCGCCGCAGTGGCGATTCTCAGGAATTTGAAGGCGCCATCCGCCGCAAGATCGTCGGCCAGGATGCCGCCGTCGAAAAAGTCGCCGAGATTTACCAGATGTTCCTTGCCGGCCTGAATCCGCCGGGCCGCCCGGTCGGCAACCTGCTCTTCCTCGGACCGACCGGCTCGGGCAAGACCCGCGTCGTGGAATCGGTGGCCGAGTCATTGTTCGGCGACGCGCGCGCCTGTATCAAGATCGACTGCGCCGAGTTCCAGCACTCCCACGAAATCGCGAAACTCATCGGCTCGCCTCCGGGATACCTCGGCCACCGCGAGACCCATCCGCTGCTGACCCAGGAAGCCCTCAATCAGTGGCACACGGAGAAGTTGAAGCTCTCGCTGCTGCTGTTCGACGAAATCGAAAAAGCCTCCGACGCGCTGTGGCAATTGCTGCTCGGGATTTTAGACAAGGCCACGCTCACCCTGGGCGACAACCGCCGCGTCGACTTGTCCAGCTGCATCATTTTCATGACCTCCAACCTCGGCGCCGGCGAAATGACCGAGTTGATGATGGGAGGCATGGGGTTTGCGCAGAAGCCCATCGCCATCGACAGCAAGTTCGACGAGAAGATTGACCGCAGCGCGGTGGAAGCGGCGCGTCGCAAGTTTTCTCCCGAGTTCATGAACCGCATCGATAAAGTCGTGGTCTTCAAGACGCTCCGTCCCGAGCACCTGGAGCAGATCCTGGAGATCGAACTCGGCATGGTGCAGCAGCGCATCCTTCAGGCCACGGGAAACAACCAGTTTGTCTTTTCATGCACGCCGAAAGTGAAGCAGTTCCTGCTGCGCGAAGGCACTGACCCTAAGTACGGAGCGCGTCACCTGAAACGCGCCATCGAGCGATTCGTGGTCTTTCCCTTGGCCAACCTTGTCGCCACTGGGCAGGTGAAGTTGGGCGACTTCGTGCGCATCGACATGAACCCTGACGGCCGCATGGTCTTTGTCAAGGAAGCGGAAGGCGCGCTGGTCCCGGTGCTGCTGGAGAAGTACGGTCCTGAGTTCGTCACCCCCGCCGCCGCCCGCGCGACTCGCGCCGGGGCGCGCCGCGAGGTCGGCGCTCCCAGCACGCTGGGCGAAAAATAG